The proteins below come from a single Leifsonia sp. 1010 genomic window:
- a CDS encoding Imm61 family immunity protein → MSIDHADVEAMVERVNSVAIPAHFGGSFRAEFDAWVFADTGAEIRNFLRVVDDRLFLTRAQRASTEESLQFSSPLLEDMEKFLTYLFCSSLRGDKGLPMLLVVSIPVTIDKAAPGFEVTDSGDRWYELHHSSDGVVRTGNRTELVEFSHYVNLSPEEIRQSALDPEGKPHFMVATWS, encoded by the coding sequence ATGAGTATTGACCACGCGGATGTGGAGGCAATGGTGGAGCGCGTGAACTCGGTAGCGATTCCTGCGCATTTCGGTGGGAGTTTCAGGGCGGAGTTTGACGCATGGGTGTTTGCTGATACGGGAGCAGAGATACGGAACTTCCTTCGTGTGGTTGATGATCGCTTGTTCCTGACCCGGGCGCAGCGAGCCAGCACCGAGGAGAGCCTGCAGTTCTCCTCTCCGTTGCTGGAGGATATGGAAAAGTTCCTCACCTATTTGTTCTGCAGCAGTCTCCGCGGTGACAAGGGTCTTCCGATGCTGTTGGTCGTGTCGATCCCGGTCACTATTGACAAGGCAGCCCCCGGTTTCGAGGTCACAGACTCTGGAGATCGCTGGTATGAGTTGCACCACAGTAGCGACGGCGTCGTTCGAACTGGAAACAGGACCGAACTCGTTGAGTTCTCGCACTACGTGAACTTGAGCCCGGAGGAGATTCGGCAATCGGCACTTGATCCGGAGGGCAAGCCGCACTTCATGGTTGCGACGTGGTCCTAG
- a CDS encoding MarR family transcriptional regulator, whose protein sequence is MSEDLQVEAALGAADVLMRVAARSVMEVEDVVTSPQLRVLVLIARRGPRTLGDVAAELGVHASNATRLSDKLVQAGLVERHEDPEDRRYVRLTLTRAGRRLVERVIGHRRQAIAEVLAAMPPSERAAASRAFEAFARAASTDPDDDDGRFTLLPPGWRDEGFPEDLDVERA, encoded by the coding sequence GTGAGCGAAGATCTGCAGGTGGAGGCCGCCCTGGGCGCCGCCGACGTCTTGATGCGCGTGGCCGCCCGCTCGGTCATGGAGGTCGAGGACGTCGTCACCTCCCCGCAGCTCCGAGTCCTGGTCCTCATAGCCCGGCGTGGACCCCGCACGCTCGGCGATGTCGCCGCCGAGCTCGGTGTGCACGCCTCCAACGCGACGCGCCTCAGCGACAAGCTCGTCCAGGCCGGCCTCGTCGAGCGCCACGAGGACCCCGAGGACCGCCGCTACGTCCGCCTCACCCTCACGCGCGCCGGCCGCCGCCTGGTGGAGCGCGTCATCGGCCACCGACGCCAGGCGATCGCCGAGGTCCTCGCGGCAATGCCCCCGTCCGAGCGGGCCGCCGCCAGCCGGGCCTTCGAAGCCTTCGCCCGGGCCGCGAGCACCGACCCCGACGACGACGACGGCCGTTTCACGCTGCTGCCGCCGGGGTGGCGGGACGAGGGATTTCCCGAGGACTTGGACGTGGAGCGCGCCTGA
- a CDS encoding DUF5085 family protein, with product MATPFHDVAFGERLSFQNVVSHRTTCHYTEMAAQFDEFVSRVEANGCEPVGPLFYSLNNVPMDEMVDIETFLPIRQSTLLRHEDFFFHSYVDVAPLLRGIVKGEFEEQTEAVYAKLLATLEANDLEINSPFYHVFQKDPSPFVLVYIGYAAPKQSAS from the coding sequence ATGGCCACGCCGTTTCATGACGTGGCGTTCGGCGAAAGACTGTCCTTTCAGAACGTGGTGAGCCATCGCACAACGTGTCACTACACGGAGATGGCGGCGCAGTTCGACGAGTTCGTATCCCGGGTCGAGGCGAACGGCTGCGAACCCGTGGGGCCGCTGTTCTACAGTCTCAACAACGTGCCGATGGACGAGATGGTCGATATCGAGACGTTCCTCCCGATTCGGCAAAGCACCTTGCTGCGCCACGAGGATTTTTTCTTTCATTCGTACGTCGACGTCGCCCCTTTGCTGAGAGGGATCGTCAAGGGTGAATTCGAGGAGCAGACAGAAGCGGTCTACGCGAAGCTTCTGGCGACGTTGGAAGCGAACGATCTGGAGATCAATTCGCCCTTCTACCACGTGTTCCAAAAGGATCCGTCGCCATTCGTCCTGGTCTACATCGGGTATGCGGCTCCAAAGCAGAGCGCATCATGA